Sequence from the Methanobacterium alkalithermotolerans genome:
GATTTAAAGGAACCTGTACAGATTCTCTGGAAAAAGGAAGGATGTATATCATTAAAGATGTTAAAAATGCACAACAAAAGTGCAATATACATGAGACGAATAAAGTAAAGGTTGTAGAAGTAGAAAAAGCCCATATAAAATCACTGGTTGATACAAAAAGTGCTTTTGAAGGATCAATAGTTTCTTTAAACCCTCCTATGTGTGATGAAGATTGTCAAATGCATGAATTATGTTTTCCTGAAGGATTAAAGGTTAATGATAAGTGCAAAATTATAAAAAATTTAGGAAAAGCAGATAAAAAATGCTTAAAAGGATATAATCTAAGTAAAGTCCTTTTAAAATGCTAGCTAATTTTTAAAATATTTAATATTATAATAGATCGGAGATTATAACATGAATTTAAAACAGATGGCAGGCTATGAAGCCGCCCTTGAAATAAAAAATGGACAGATTGTAGGCCTGGGAACCGGCTCCACCACCCATTACTTTATTGAAAAATTAGGTATTAGAATAAAAGAAGAAGAACTGGACATAATGGGCATACCCACCTCTTATCAATCCTTTTTTTTAGCAAGAGATTCCCATATACCCATCACTACCTTAGATGAACATGATGTGGATATTGCCGTGGATGGAGCAGATGAAGTTGATCCTGATTTAAATTTAATAAAGGGAGGGGGCGCTGCCCACACCCTGGAAAAGATAGTGGATTATGCAGCAGATAAATTCCTGGTCATTGTAGATGATTCCAAGATGGTTACTAAGCTGGGCCAAACGCCGGTACCCCTGGAAGTGATACCCTCCTCCAGTCGCATGGTTCTAAATATTTTAAAAGAATCAGGTGCTTCACCTCAAATCAGGATGGCCCAGATGAAAGATGGCCCGGTGGTCACAGACCACGGTAACTTTGTTATTGATGCGGATTTTGGCCTCTTGGAGGATGCTTCTAAATTAGAAAAAGAACTAAACTCCATACCGGGTGTGGTGGAAAACGGGATTTTTTCCAATGTGGTGGATATGGTAATAGTCGGTAGTGATGAGGGTGTTAAGAAAATAAGACCAGTATAGGGATATTCAGCATAAAATACATTTAAACAAACTGGTAGTTAAAAATCTCAATAATTATTTTTTTATTTATTTTAACCTGGCTTTTAAACATATTTTATAATACAGAAATAATTTATATGGTAACAGTAACGATGTGTAGCTGAGGTATAATCACTGAAGTTTTACCTTTCCCACCTCTTAATTTTAGTTCTAAAAGTAAATAATCAGTTTCCACTCTTTTTAACTCACCATAATAAGTTTTACCGGTAATAAGAGTTATGCTTAAATAATCCCCTTGAGCAGATTTCAGGGTTTCTCTTAGATCAGAGCCGCACTTCATTCAGGTCCTCCTATAAATTAAGTAAATGTTAGTTTTTTCACTTATTAATTATTTTTCTATGGGGATGAAAAACTAATAAAATTACCAGAAAATACTTTCATAATTTTAGTTTTCTAGAGCATCTATATAGTGATTAAATGAATCAAATAA
This genomic interval carries:
- a CDS encoding UPF0179 family protein; its protein translation is MITLIGDKLAQKGLIFQYIGPAEECLKCRFKGTCTDSLEKGRMYIIKDVKNAQQKCNIHETNKVKVVEVEKAHIKSLVDTKSAFEGSIVSLNPPMCDEDCQMHELCFPEGLKVNDKCKIIKNLGKADKKCLKGYNLSKVLLKC
- the rpiA gene encoding ribose-5-phosphate isomerase RpiA, whose amino-acid sequence is MNLKQMAGYEAALEIKNGQIVGLGTGSTTHYFIEKLGIRIKEEELDIMGIPTSYQSFFLARDSHIPITTLDEHDVDIAVDGADEVDPDLNLIKGGGAAHTLEKIVDYAADKFLVIVDDSKMVTKLGQTPVPLEVIPSSSRMVLNILKESGASPQIRMAQMKDGPVVTDHGNFVIDADFGLLEDASKLEKELNSIPGVVENGIFSNVVDMVIVGSDEGVKKIRPV